From Etheostoma cragini isolate CJK2018 chromosome 14, CSU_Ecrag_1.0, whole genome shotgun sequence, the proteins below share one genomic window:
- the anln gene encoding anillin isoform X8 yields the protein MDPFTEKLLERTRARRENLQKKMAERPNAANRQMVKRLREPLADTNSVMSEPAIDKVPQVSSKPSPSKRRCSEENVAGAENQEPAMTRNGAPMLSDPPTDRKPPAGPASVRPSSSLEKTANRHVVQSQPGQQKVPEPEKMAVTLAPNPPSSREVEAVPASSALQSNKEELVEDSAPSAAGMKSRLQRLAQQRKYWDGDDTPDAVPDCNPLSLMQRQAEVTPASVPIVSSGAPVGRRGRLANLAATIGSWEDDLSHANIPNATAKEKPAAAVPKFPVRDAPVAASTKPSAAGHVAASSTASCRSTPSSQQALNAPAKPGRVFDQSPQDADIPAARPALKPVSSPQKSSIQGTAIPSSPQKSSIQGTAIPSSPQKSSIQGTAIPSSPQKSSIQGTAFPSSPQKSSIQGTAFPSSPQKAGPSSPASVPQSPMKSQALSRGLISTSSPHKPELRARPTTAGPSGPQEKVAAGTPGVKSFLERFGERCQERTNQSSPAGGPTHAKSPTVTPSAVTPNTRLLQERLRAAQAASTTTADLAQRQKLERESELAQIRSRFQKGNNMWKNKDEAAQTHKNANVKEQLDEPVEAEVAPCEPQNEHAAPSTESTDTPTKCTPPAGHRLMVSPPTSTSSPLKVVGHTGEKTSDETPEEDEEEVVKEKEMNVDQSINSAIINELFDGALEQSDDDDDEEDALNISSMSLLTPLAETVAAVVKSPERRMMTSTPATSFIVESNTPEKVSKPTKFQRANVMRGASSDSVEAFSEDPKLPYSIDAYRSTRVKETERPNTKQVIVRKEDVSNRAEEPRGASLFSIKQKMKILTNELNLQQTVIHQASQALNCCTDEEHGKGSQVEAEAERLLLVATERREALKAELDRLKGDPTGQKKASVAPEPMSMAASKGSVTLQELRLPLKADFVCSISNKPEATKHSFFVMIRAGAENTVATPLASTHRGLSGDTLAFPTKFTISDVSSDFGIDIEVYCLVQKRDVCSDKKKKPSKSKAITPKRFLAITKSGQTPVVASPGGPNAVRTSNFILVGSHKLSLSSIGKNKFPLEKVPFLCPLEGHVYLTMQCEVGSKVEEKGFLTMFEDVSGFGAWHRRWCVLSGYCISYWTYPDDEKRKNPIGCINLANCTSKKVEPANREFCARPNTFELITVRPQREDDKETLVSQCKNTMCVTKNWLSADTKDERNLWMKKVNQIVVDLRMWQPDASYRPL from the exons ATGGATCCGTTTACTGAG AAACTGTTGGAGCGGACCCGGGCTCGCAGAGAAAACCTGCAGAAGAAAATGGCGGAGAGACCAAATGCAGCAAACAGACAGATGGTCAAGAGGCTCAGAGAGCCGCTGGCTGACACCAACAGTGTGATGAGTGAGCCAGCCATTGACAAAG TTCCACAGGTGTCCTCTAAGCCCTCGCCCTCCAAGCGCAGGTGCTCAGAGGAAAATGTAGCCGGCGCGGAAAACCAGGAGCCAGCGATGACACGAAATGGGGCTCCTATGCTCTCGGATCCTCCCACAGACAGGAAACCCCCGGCGGGGCCTGCTAGCGTTCGACCTTCCTCCTCCCTGGAAAAGACTGCTAACCGGCATGTTGTTCAGTCTCAGCCAGGGCAGCAGAAAGTTCCAGAGCCAGAGAAGATGGCTGTCACCCTTGCTCCTAATCCTCCAAGCAGCAGAGAAGTAGAGGCAGTGCCTGCCAGCTCAGCCCTACAGAGTAACAAGGAGGAGCTGGTGGAAGACTCGGCTCCATCTGCTGCTGGCATGAAGTCTCGTCTGCAGAGGCTGGCACAACAGAGAAAGTATTGGGATGGAGATG ACACCCCTGACGCAGTTCCAGACTGCAACCCCCTGTCCCTGATGCAGAGGCAAGCTGAGGTCACACCAGCTTCTGTCCCCATCGTTTCCTCGGGAGCTCCGGTAGGGAGAAGAGGCAGACTCGCCAACCTCGCCGCCACCATCGGATCCTGGGAAGACGACCTTAGCCATGCTAATATTCCCAACGCAACTGCAAAAGAGAAGCCCGCTGCAGCTGTTCCCAAGTTTCCAGTCCGAGATGCTCCTGTGGCTGCCAGCACTAAACCAAGTGCTGCAGGCCATGTGGCAGCCAGTTCAACTGCAAGCTGCAGGTCTACACCCAGCTCTCAG CAGGCTTTGAATGCTCCAGCGAAGCCGGGCCGAGTGTTTGACCAAAGCCCTCAGGACGCTGACATTCCTGCAGCCAGACCAGCACTTAAGCCAGTATCCAGTCCCCAAAAGAGCTCAATCCAGGGAACAGCCATCCCCTCCAGTCCCCAGAAGAGCTCCATCCAGGGAACAGCCATCCCCTCCAGTCCCCAGAAGAGCTCCATCCAGGGAACAGCCATCCCCTCCAGTCCCCAGAAGAGCTCCATCCAGGGAACAGCCTTCCCCTCCAGTCCCCAGAAGAGCTCCATCCAGGGAACAGCCTTCCCCTCCAGTCCCCAGAAGGCcggcccctcctccccagcaTCAGTGCCTCAAAGCCCCATGAAAAGCCAGGCCCTCTCCAGGGGTCTCATCTCCACCTCCAGCCCCCACAAGCCAGAACTCCGTGCCAGGCCCACCACTGCCGGCCCCTCTGGTCCTCAGGAAAAGGTCGCTGCTGGAACACCTG GTGTAAAATCTTTTCTGGAGCGTTTTGGCGAGCGGTGCCAGGAGCGTACCAACCAGAGCTCCCCAGCAGGGGGCCCGACCCATGCCAAGAGTCCCACTGTAACTCCATCAGCAGTCACACCAAACACCCGGCTGCTACAGGAGAGGCTCCGAGCTGCCCAGGCTGCAAGCACCACCACCGCTGATCTCGCCCAAAGACAGAAGCTG GAGCGTGAGTCTGAGCTGGCTCAGATTCGCAGTCGCTTCCAGAAGGGGAACAATATGTGGAAGAACAAAGATGAAGCGGCACAAAcccacaaaaatgcaaatgtcaaG GAACAGCTTGACGAGCCAGTGGAGGCTGAAGTTGCCCCATGTGAGCCACAGAATGAACATGCAGCTCCCTCTACTGAGAGTACAGATACACCCACAAAGTGCACTCCTCCAG CTGGTCATAGGTTGATGGTCTCGCCTCCAACCTCAACATCCAGTCCTCTGAAGGTGGTCGGCCATACTGGAGAGAAAACAAGTGATGAAACCCCagaagaagatgaggaggaggtggtcaaagagaaagagatgaacGTGGACCAGTCCATCAACTCTGCAATTATCAACGAGCTGTTTGATGGCGCCCTGGAGcaaagtgatgatgatgatgatgaggaagatGCTTTAAATATCTCCTCCATGTCGCTCCTCACTCCACTAGCAGAGACTGTGGCTGCTGTGGTGAAAAGTCCAGAACGAAGAATGATG ACATCGACTCCGGCCACCTCATTCATCGTGGAGAGCAACACTCCGGAGAAGGTTTCCAAACCAACCAAGTTCCAGAGAGCTAACGTGATGAGGGGGGCATCTTCAGACAGTGTTGAGGCCTTCAGCGAGGACCCCAAATTGCCTTATAG caTTGATGCATATAGGTCCACCAGGGTGAAAGAGACCGAGAGACCCAACACGAAACAGGTGATTGTGAGAAAGGAGGATGTTTCTAACAGAGCGGAGGAACCCAGAGGAGCAAGTCTCTTTAGCATCAAACAGAAGATGAAG ATTCTGACAAATGAGCTGAACCTGCAACAGACAGTCATTCATCAGGCCAGTCAGGCACTCAACTGCTGCACAGATGAAGAGCACGGCAAAGGATCGCAGGTGGAGGCTGAGGCAGAGAGGCTGCTGCTGGTGGCAA CGGAGAGGAGGGAAGCGTTGAAGGCGGAGCTGGACCGTCTGAAAGGAGACCCAACAGGCCAGAAAAAGGCCTCTGTGGCCCCAGAACCTATGAGCATGGCGGCCTCCAAGGGCTCCGTCACCCTGCAGGAGTTGCGCCTGCCTCTCAAGGCAGACTTTGTTTGCTCCATTTCCAACAAGCCAG aGGCCACCAAACATTCGTTCTTCGTAATGATTCGGGCTGGAGCAGAGAACACGGTGGCCACGCCCTTAGCCAGCACACACCGCGGCCTCAGTGGGGACACGCTGGCTTTCCCCACCAAGTTCACCAT ATCGGATGTCTCCAGTGACTTTGGAATTGATATAGAGGTCTATTGCTTG GTGCAGAAACGGGACGTCTGCAgtgacaagaagaagaaaccaaGCAAGTCAAAG GCTATCACTCCAAAGAGATTCCTCGCCATCACT AAAAGTGGGCAGACACCAG ttgtggcCAGTCCAGGAGGCCCCAACGCTGTTCGCACCAGTAACTTCATCCTGGTCGGATCACACAAGCTCAGCCTGTCCTCGATCGGGAAGAACAAATTTCCTTTGGAAAAG GTGCCGTTCCTGTGCCCCCTGGAGGGCCACGTCTACCTCACCATGCAGTGTGAAGTTGGCTCAAAGGTGGAGGAAAAGGGCTTCCTG ACTATGTTTGAAGATGTGAGTGGATTTGGAGCGTGGCACCGGCGGTGGTGTGTCCTGTCGGGGTACTGCATCTCCTACTGGACCTACCCAGATGATGAGAAGCGCAAG aatcCCATTGGTTGCATCAACCTGGCTAACTGCACCAGTAAGAAGGTGGAACCAGCCAACAGAGAGTTTTGTGCCAGACCCAACACGTTTGAGCTGATCACAGTCCGGCCACAGAGAGAGGATGACAAAGAAACACTAGTCAGCCAGTGCAAGAACACCATGTGTGTCACCAA AAACTGGCTGAGTGCAGACACAAAGGACGAGAGGAATCTGTGGATGAAGAAAGTGAACCAGATTGTGGTGGATCTGCGAATGTGGCAACCAGACGCCTCCTACAGGCCGCTGTAA
- the anln gene encoding anillin isoform X4, translated as MDPFTEKLLERTRARRENLQKKMAERPNAANRQMVKRLREPLADTNSVMSEPAIDKVPQVSSKPSPSKRRCSEENVAGAENQEPAMTRNGAPMLSDPPTDRKPPAGPASVRPSSSLEKTANRHVVQSQPGQQKVPEPEKMAVTLAPNPPSSREVEAVPASSALQSNKEELVEDSAPSAAGMKSRLQRLAQQRKYWDGDDTPDAVPDCNPLSLMQRQAEVTPASVPIVSSGAPVGRRGRLANLAATIGSWEDDLSHANIPNATAKEKPAAAVPKFPVRDAPVAASTKPSAAGHVAASSTASCRSTPSSQQALNAPAKPGRVFDQSPQDADIPAARPALKPVSSPQKSSIQGTAIPSSPQKSSIQGTAIPSSPQKSSIQGTAIPSSPQKSSIQGTAFPSSPQKSSIQGTAFPSSPQKAGPSSPASVPQSPMKSQALSRGLISTSSPHKPELRARPTTAGPSGPQEKVAAGTPGVKSFLERFGERCQERTNQSSPAGGPTHAKSPTVTPSAVTPNTRLLQERLRAAQAASTTTADLAQRQKLERESELAQIRSRFQKGNNMWKNKDEAAQTHKNANVKLDEPVEAEVAPCEPQNEHAAPSTESTDTPTKCTPPAGHRLMVSPPTSTSSPLKVVGHTGEKTSDETPEEDEEEVVKEKEMNVDQSINSAIINELFDGALEQSDDDDDEEDALNISSMSLLTPLAETVAAVVKSPERRMMTSTPATSFIVESNTPEKVSKPTKFQRANVMRGASSDSVEAFSEDPKLPYSIDAYRSTRVKETERPNTKQVIVRKEDVSNRAEEPRGASLFSIKQKMKILTNELNLQQTVIHQASQALNCCTDEEHGKGSQVEAEAERLLLVATERREALKAELDRLKGDPTGQKKASVAPEPMSMAASKGSVTLQELRLPLKADFVCSISNKPEATKHSFFVMIRAGAENTVATPLASTHRGLSGDTLAFPTKFTISDVSSDFGIDIEVYCLVQKRDVCSDKKKKPSKSKRIWRQVHEAQDLCMSAITPKRFLAITKSGQTPVVASPGGPNAVRTSNFILVGSHKLSLSSIGKNKFPLEKIKYEARERELLSDMFHTKVPFLCPLEGHVYLTMQCEVGSKVEEKGFLTMFEDVSGFGAWHRRWCVLSGYCISYWTYPDDEKRKNPIGCINLANCTSKKVEPANREFCARPNTFELITVRPQREDDKETLVSQCKNTMCVTKNWLSADTKDERNLWMKKVNQIVVDLRMWQPDASYRPL; from the exons ATGGATCCGTTTACTGAG AAACTGTTGGAGCGGACCCGGGCTCGCAGAGAAAACCTGCAGAAGAAAATGGCGGAGAGACCAAATGCAGCAAACAGACAGATGGTCAAGAGGCTCAGAGAGCCGCTGGCTGACACCAACAGTGTGATGAGTGAGCCAGCCATTGACAAAG TTCCACAGGTGTCCTCTAAGCCCTCGCCCTCCAAGCGCAGGTGCTCAGAGGAAAATGTAGCCGGCGCGGAAAACCAGGAGCCAGCGATGACACGAAATGGGGCTCCTATGCTCTCGGATCCTCCCACAGACAGGAAACCCCCGGCGGGGCCTGCTAGCGTTCGACCTTCCTCCTCCCTGGAAAAGACTGCTAACCGGCATGTTGTTCAGTCTCAGCCAGGGCAGCAGAAAGTTCCAGAGCCAGAGAAGATGGCTGTCACCCTTGCTCCTAATCCTCCAAGCAGCAGAGAAGTAGAGGCAGTGCCTGCCAGCTCAGCCCTACAGAGTAACAAGGAGGAGCTGGTGGAAGACTCGGCTCCATCTGCTGCTGGCATGAAGTCTCGTCTGCAGAGGCTGGCACAACAGAGAAAGTATTGGGATGGAGATG ACACCCCTGACGCAGTTCCAGACTGCAACCCCCTGTCCCTGATGCAGAGGCAAGCTGAGGTCACACCAGCTTCTGTCCCCATCGTTTCCTCGGGAGCTCCGGTAGGGAGAAGAGGCAGACTCGCCAACCTCGCCGCCACCATCGGATCCTGGGAAGACGACCTTAGCCATGCTAATATTCCCAACGCAACTGCAAAAGAGAAGCCCGCTGCAGCTGTTCCCAAGTTTCCAGTCCGAGATGCTCCTGTGGCTGCCAGCACTAAACCAAGTGCTGCAGGCCATGTGGCAGCCAGTTCAACTGCAAGCTGCAGGTCTACACCCAGCTCTCAG CAGGCTTTGAATGCTCCAGCGAAGCCGGGCCGAGTGTTTGACCAAAGCCCTCAGGACGCTGACATTCCTGCAGCCAGACCAGCACTTAAGCCAGTATCCAGTCCCCAAAAGAGCTCAATCCAGGGAACAGCCATCCCCTCCAGTCCCCAGAAGAGCTCCATCCAGGGAACAGCCATCCCCTCCAGTCCCCAGAAGAGCTCCATCCAGGGAACAGCCATCCCCTCCAGTCCCCAGAAGAGCTCCATCCAGGGAACAGCCTTCCCCTCCAGTCCCCAGAAGAGCTCCATCCAGGGAACAGCCTTCCCCTCCAGTCCCCAGAAGGCcggcccctcctccccagcaTCAGTGCCTCAAAGCCCCATGAAAAGCCAGGCCCTCTCCAGGGGTCTCATCTCCACCTCCAGCCCCCACAAGCCAGAACTCCGTGCCAGGCCCACCACTGCCGGCCCCTCTGGTCCTCAGGAAAAGGTCGCTGCTGGAACACCTG GTGTAAAATCTTTTCTGGAGCGTTTTGGCGAGCGGTGCCAGGAGCGTACCAACCAGAGCTCCCCAGCAGGGGGCCCGACCCATGCCAAGAGTCCCACTGTAACTCCATCAGCAGTCACACCAAACACCCGGCTGCTACAGGAGAGGCTCCGAGCTGCCCAGGCTGCAAGCACCACCACCGCTGATCTCGCCCAAAGACAGAAGCTG GAGCGTGAGTCTGAGCTGGCTCAGATTCGCAGTCGCTTCCAGAAGGGGAACAATATGTGGAAGAACAAAGATGAAGCGGCACAAAcccacaaaaatgcaaatgtcaaG CTTGACGAGCCAGTGGAGGCTGAAGTTGCCCCATGTGAGCCACAGAATGAACATGCAGCTCCCTCTACTGAGAGTACAGATACACCCACAAAGTGCACTCCTCCAG CTGGTCATAGGTTGATGGTCTCGCCTCCAACCTCAACATCCAGTCCTCTGAAGGTGGTCGGCCATACTGGAGAGAAAACAAGTGATGAAACCCCagaagaagatgaggaggaggtggtcaaagagaaagagatgaacGTGGACCAGTCCATCAACTCTGCAATTATCAACGAGCTGTTTGATGGCGCCCTGGAGcaaagtgatgatgatgatgatgaggaagatGCTTTAAATATCTCCTCCATGTCGCTCCTCACTCCACTAGCAGAGACTGTGGCTGCTGTGGTGAAAAGTCCAGAACGAAGAATGATG ACATCGACTCCGGCCACCTCATTCATCGTGGAGAGCAACACTCCGGAGAAGGTTTCCAAACCAACCAAGTTCCAGAGAGCTAACGTGATGAGGGGGGCATCTTCAGACAGTGTTGAGGCCTTCAGCGAGGACCCCAAATTGCCTTATAG caTTGATGCATATAGGTCCACCAGGGTGAAAGAGACCGAGAGACCCAACACGAAACAGGTGATTGTGAGAAAGGAGGATGTTTCTAACAGAGCGGAGGAACCCAGAGGAGCAAGTCTCTTTAGCATCAAACAGAAGATGAAG ATTCTGACAAATGAGCTGAACCTGCAACAGACAGTCATTCATCAGGCCAGTCAGGCACTCAACTGCTGCACAGATGAAGAGCACGGCAAAGGATCGCAGGTGGAGGCTGAGGCAGAGAGGCTGCTGCTGGTGGCAA CGGAGAGGAGGGAAGCGTTGAAGGCGGAGCTGGACCGTCTGAAAGGAGACCCAACAGGCCAGAAAAAGGCCTCTGTGGCCCCAGAACCTATGAGCATGGCGGCCTCCAAGGGCTCCGTCACCCTGCAGGAGTTGCGCCTGCCTCTCAAGGCAGACTTTGTTTGCTCCATTTCCAACAAGCCAG aGGCCACCAAACATTCGTTCTTCGTAATGATTCGGGCTGGAGCAGAGAACACGGTGGCCACGCCCTTAGCCAGCACACACCGCGGCCTCAGTGGGGACACGCTGGCTTTCCCCACCAAGTTCACCAT ATCGGATGTCTCCAGTGACTTTGGAATTGATATAGAGGTCTATTGCTTG GTGCAGAAACGGGACGTCTGCAgtgacaagaagaagaaaccaaGCAAGTCAAAG AGAATATGGAGACAGGTTCACGAGGCCCAAGATTTGTGTATGTCG GCTATCACTCCAAAGAGATTCCTCGCCATCACT AAAAGTGGGCAGACACCAG ttgtggcCAGTCCAGGAGGCCCCAACGCTGTTCGCACCAGTAACTTCATCCTGGTCGGATCACACAAGCTCAGCCTGTCCTCGATCGGGAAGAACAAATTTCCTTTGGAAAAG atCAAATATGAAGCAAGGGAAAGAGAACTACTCAGTGACATGTTTCATACCAAG GTGCCGTTCCTGTGCCCCCTGGAGGGCCACGTCTACCTCACCATGCAGTGTGAAGTTGGCTCAAAGGTGGAGGAAAAGGGCTTCCTG ACTATGTTTGAAGATGTGAGTGGATTTGGAGCGTGGCACCGGCGGTGGTGTGTCCTGTCGGGGTACTGCATCTCCTACTGGACCTACCCAGATGATGAGAAGCGCAAG aatcCCATTGGTTGCATCAACCTGGCTAACTGCACCAGTAAGAAGGTGGAACCAGCCAACAGAGAGTTTTGTGCCAGACCCAACACGTTTGAGCTGATCACAGTCCGGCCACAGAGAGAGGATGACAAAGAAACACTAGTCAGCCAGTGCAAGAACACCATGTGTGTCACCAA AAACTGGCTGAGTGCAGACACAAAGGACGAGAGGAATCTGTGGATGAAGAAAGTGAACCAGATTGTGGTGGATCTGCGAATGTGGCAACCAGACGCCTCCTACAGGCCGCTGTAA
- the anln gene encoding anillin isoform X5: MDPFTEKLLERTRARRENLQKKMAERPNAANRQMVKRLREPLADTNSVMSEPAIDKVPQVSSKPSPSKRRCSEENVAGAENQEPAMTRNGAPMLSDPPTDRKPPAGPASVRPSSSLEKTANRHVVQSQPGQQKVPEPEKMAVTLAPNPPSSREVEAVPASSALQSNKEELVEDSAPSAAGMKSRLQRLAQQRKYWDGDDTPDAVPDCNPLSLMQRQAEVTPASVPIVSSGAPVGRRGRLANLAATIGSWEDDLSHANIPNATAKEKPAAAVPKFPVRDAPVAASTKPSAAGHVAASSTASCRSTPSSQQALNAPAKPGRVFDQSPQDADIPAARPALKPVSSPQKSSIQGTAIPSSPQKSSIQGTAIPSSPQKSSIQGTAIPSSPQKSSIQGTAFPSSPQKSSIQGTAFPSSPQKAGPSSPASVPQSPMKSQALSRGLISTSSPHKPELRARPTTAGPSGPQEKVAAGTPGVKSFLERFGERCQERTNQSSPAGGPTHAKSPTVTPSAVTPNTRLLQERLRAAQAASTTTADLAQRQKLERESELAQIRSRFQKGNNMWKNKDEAAQTHKNANVKLDEPVEAEVAPCEPQNEHAAPSTESTDTPTKCTPPGHRLMVSPPTSTSSPLKVVGHTGEKTSDETPEEDEEEVVKEKEMNVDQSINSAIINELFDGALEQSDDDDDEEDALNISSMSLLTPLAETVAAVVKSPERRMMTSTPATSFIVESNTPEKVSKPTKFQRANVMRGASSDSVEAFSEDPKLPYSIDAYRSTRVKETERPNTKQVIVRKEDVSNRAEEPRGASLFSIKQKMKILTNELNLQQTVIHQASQALNCCTDEEHGKGSQVEAEAERLLLVATERREALKAELDRLKGDPTGQKKASVAPEPMSMAASKGSVTLQELRLPLKADFVCSISNKPEATKHSFFVMIRAGAENTVATPLASTHRGLSGDTLAFPTKFTISDVSSDFGIDIEVYCLVQKRDVCSDKKKKPSKSKRIWRQVHEAQDLCMSAITPKRFLAITKSGQTPVVASPGGPNAVRTSNFILVGSHKLSLSSIGKNKFPLEKIKYEARERELLSDMFHTKVPFLCPLEGHVYLTMQCEVGSKVEEKGFLTMFEDVSGFGAWHRRWCVLSGYCISYWTYPDDEKRKNPIGCINLANCTSKKVEPANREFCARPNTFELITVRPQREDDKETLVSQCKNTMCVTKNWLSADTKDERNLWMKKVNQIVVDLRMWQPDASYRPL; the protein is encoded by the exons ATGGATCCGTTTACTGAG AAACTGTTGGAGCGGACCCGGGCTCGCAGAGAAAACCTGCAGAAGAAAATGGCGGAGAGACCAAATGCAGCAAACAGACAGATGGTCAAGAGGCTCAGAGAGCCGCTGGCTGACACCAACAGTGTGATGAGTGAGCCAGCCATTGACAAAG TTCCACAGGTGTCCTCTAAGCCCTCGCCCTCCAAGCGCAGGTGCTCAGAGGAAAATGTAGCCGGCGCGGAAAACCAGGAGCCAGCGATGACACGAAATGGGGCTCCTATGCTCTCGGATCCTCCCACAGACAGGAAACCCCCGGCGGGGCCTGCTAGCGTTCGACCTTCCTCCTCCCTGGAAAAGACTGCTAACCGGCATGTTGTTCAGTCTCAGCCAGGGCAGCAGAAAGTTCCAGAGCCAGAGAAGATGGCTGTCACCCTTGCTCCTAATCCTCCAAGCAGCAGAGAAGTAGAGGCAGTGCCTGCCAGCTCAGCCCTACAGAGTAACAAGGAGGAGCTGGTGGAAGACTCGGCTCCATCTGCTGCTGGCATGAAGTCTCGTCTGCAGAGGCTGGCACAACAGAGAAAGTATTGGGATGGAGATG ACACCCCTGACGCAGTTCCAGACTGCAACCCCCTGTCCCTGATGCAGAGGCAAGCTGAGGTCACACCAGCTTCTGTCCCCATCGTTTCCTCGGGAGCTCCGGTAGGGAGAAGAGGCAGACTCGCCAACCTCGCCGCCACCATCGGATCCTGGGAAGACGACCTTAGCCATGCTAATATTCCCAACGCAACTGCAAAAGAGAAGCCCGCTGCAGCTGTTCCCAAGTTTCCAGTCCGAGATGCTCCTGTGGCTGCCAGCACTAAACCAAGTGCTGCAGGCCATGTGGCAGCCAGTTCAACTGCAAGCTGCAGGTCTACACCCAGCTCTCAG CAGGCTTTGAATGCTCCAGCGAAGCCGGGCCGAGTGTTTGACCAAAGCCCTCAGGACGCTGACATTCCTGCAGCCAGACCAGCACTTAAGCCAGTATCCAGTCCCCAAAAGAGCTCAATCCAGGGAACAGCCATCCCCTCCAGTCCCCAGAAGAGCTCCATCCAGGGAACAGCCATCCCCTCCAGTCCCCAGAAGAGCTCCATCCAGGGAACAGCCATCCCCTCCAGTCCCCAGAAGAGCTCCATCCAGGGAACAGCCTTCCCCTCCAGTCCCCAGAAGAGCTCCATCCAGGGAACAGCCTTCCCCTCCAGTCCCCAGAAGGCcggcccctcctccccagcaTCAGTGCCTCAAAGCCCCATGAAAAGCCAGGCCCTCTCCAGGGGTCTCATCTCCACCTCCAGCCCCCACAAGCCAGAACTCCGTGCCAGGCCCACCACTGCCGGCCCCTCTGGTCCTCAGGAAAAGGTCGCTGCTGGAACACCTG GTGTAAAATCTTTTCTGGAGCGTTTTGGCGAGCGGTGCCAGGAGCGTACCAACCAGAGCTCCCCAGCAGGGGGCCCGACCCATGCCAAGAGTCCCACTGTAACTCCATCAGCAGTCACACCAAACACCCGGCTGCTACAGGAGAGGCTCCGAGCTGCCCAGGCTGCAAGCACCACCACCGCTGATCTCGCCCAAAGACAGAAGCTG GAGCGTGAGTCTGAGCTGGCTCAGATTCGCAGTCGCTTCCAGAAGGGGAACAATATGTGGAAGAACAAAGATGAAGCGGCACAAAcccacaaaaatgcaaatgtcaaG CTTGACGAGCCAGTGGAGGCTGAAGTTGCCCCATGTGAGCCACAGAATGAACATGCAGCTCCCTCTACTGAGAGTACAGATACACCCACAAAGTGCACTCCTCCAG GTCATAGGTTGATGGTCTCGCCTCCAACCTCAACATCCAGTCCTCTGAAGGTGGTCGGCCATACTGGAGAGAAAACAAGTGATGAAACCCCagaagaagatgaggaggaggtggtcaaagagaaagagatgaacGTGGACCAGTCCATCAACTCTGCAATTATCAACGAGCTGTTTGATGGCGCCCTGGAGcaaagtgatgatgatgatgatgaggaagatGCTTTAAATATCTCCTCCATGTCGCTCCTCACTCCACTAGCAGAGACTGTGGCTGCTGTGGTGAAAAGTCCAGAACGAAGAATGATG ACATCGACTCCGGCCACCTCATTCATCGTGGAGAGCAACACTCCGGAGAAGGTTTCCAAACCAACCAAGTTCCAGAGAGCTAACGTGATGAGGGGGGCATCTTCAGACAGTGTTGAGGCCTTCAGCGAGGACCCCAAATTGCCTTATAG caTTGATGCATATAGGTCCACCAGGGTGAAAGAGACCGAGAGACCCAACACGAAACAGGTGATTGTGAGAAAGGAGGATGTTTCTAACAGAGCGGAGGAACCCAGAGGAGCAAGTCTCTTTAGCATCAAACAGAAGATGAAG ATTCTGACAAATGAGCTGAACCTGCAACAGACAGTCATTCATCAGGCCAGTCAGGCACTCAACTGCTGCACAGATGAAGAGCACGGCAAAGGATCGCAGGTGGAGGCTGAGGCAGAGAGGCTGCTGCTGGTGGCAA CGGAGAGGAGGGAAGCGTTGAAGGCGGAGCTGGACCGTCTGAAAGGAGACCCAACAGGCCAGAAAAAGGCCTCTGTGGCCCCAGAACCTATGAGCATGGCGGCCTCCAAGGGCTCCGTCACCCTGCAGGAGTTGCGCCTGCCTCTCAAGGCAGACTTTGTTTGCTCCATTTCCAACAAGCCAG aGGCCACCAAACATTCGTTCTTCGTAATGATTCGGGCTGGAGCAGAGAACACGGTGGCCACGCCCTTAGCCAGCACACACCGCGGCCTCAGTGGGGACACGCTGGCTTTCCCCACCAAGTTCACCAT ATCGGATGTCTCCAGTGACTTTGGAATTGATATAGAGGTCTATTGCTTG GTGCAGAAACGGGACGTCTGCAgtgacaagaagaagaaaccaaGCAAGTCAAAG AGAATATGGAGACAGGTTCACGAGGCCCAAGATTTGTGTATGTCG GCTATCACTCCAAAGAGATTCCTCGCCATCACT AAAAGTGGGCAGACACCAG ttgtggcCAGTCCAGGAGGCCCCAACGCTGTTCGCACCAGTAACTTCATCCTGGTCGGATCACACAAGCTCAGCCTGTCCTCGATCGGGAAGAACAAATTTCCTTTGGAAAAG atCAAATATGAAGCAAGGGAAAGAGAACTACTCAGTGACATGTTTCATACCAAG GTGCCGTTCCTGTGCCCCCTGGAGGGCCACGTCTACCTCACCATGCAGTGTGAAGTTGGCTCAAAGGTGGAGGAAAAGGGCTTCCTG ACTATGTTTGAAGATGTGAGTGGATTTGGAGCGTGGCACCGGCGGTGGTGTGTCCTGTCGGGGTACTGCATCTCCTACTGGACCTACCCAGATGATGAGAAGCGCAAG aatcCCATTGGTTGCATCAACCTGGCTAACTGCACCAGTAAGAAGGTGGAACCAGCCAACAGAGAGTTTTGTGCCAGACCCAACACGTTTGAGCTGATCACAGTCCGGCCACAGAGAGAGGATGACAAAGAAACACTAGTCAGCCAGTGCAAGAACACCATGTGTGTCACCAA AAACTGGCTGAGTGCAGACACAAAGGACGAGAGGAATCTGTGGATGAAGAAAGTGAACCAGATTGTGGTGGATCTGCGAATGTGGCAACCAGACGCCTCCTACAGGCCGCTGTAA